Proteins found in one Brachypodium distachyon strain Bd21 chromosome 5, Brachypodium_distachyon_v3.0, whole genome shotgun sequence genomic segment:
- the LOC112269293 gene encoding uncharacterized protein LOC112269293, translated as MEVLKSPSEVLETGTGKDGLLLSARRDICKASRCLSEAMARMEATELLVLRACATEPTEPVASIQLLHDIDEGTKYGEWLALVRLEGAREHGQDALRCLDDCTGRLWTLALMLDGLPGAPRPAPHARRSIEEQVDAVAEKLPVAYGNTFNMISLIGFATEPALALARIPIPIPVQ; from the coding sequence ATGGAGGTCCTCAAGTCGCCGTCTGAGGTGCTGGAGACCGGCACCGGCAAGGACGGCTTGCTGCTTTCGGCGCGGCGGGACATCTGCAAGGCATCCCGGTGCTTATCCGAAGCCATGGCCCGCATGGAGGCAACCGAGCTCCTGGTGCTGCGAGCCTGCGCGACGGAGCCGACGGAGCCGGTGGCCAGCATCCAGCTCCTCCACGACATCGACGAGGGCACCAAGTACGGCGAGTGGCTCGCTCTGGTCAGGCTCGAGGGCGCCAGGGAGCACGGCCAGGACGCGCTCCGCTGCCTCGACGACTGCACCGGCCGCCTCTGGACGCTCGCGCTCATGCTTGACGGCCTCCCTGGTGCTCCGCGTCCTGCCCCGCACGCGCGCCGCTCCATTGAAGAGCAGgtcgacgccgtcgccgagaAGCTCCCAGTCGCGTATGGCAACACCTTCAATATGATCTCGCTTATTGGCTTCGCCACCGAGCCTGCTCTCGCCCTCGCCCGCATCCCCATCCCCATCCCCGTCCAGTGA
- the LOC100843828 gene encoding uncharacterized protein LOC100843828: MATDELSMKLLINKESQKVCFTEAGTDVVEFLAGLLSLPLCTMAALLAKEHNMLGSIGSLLGSVEKMGTNYSSKPRHLSPAVSPAALSRLQQLLGAQQKQVSITNGDSTSGCLYGCQGKSGVSNSSNPYGTTSNYASCPYVSRIYGAACQGCGSPMIKVMALVQTGGNDRTSAKTNTMYTIGDDLSVTPASGGVLSGISMLSRCHVKDLSVLQEKTVKIGKEEVTPIIQ; this comes from the coding sequence ATGGCCACTGACGAGTTATCGATGAAGCTCCTGATCAACAAAGAGTCTCAGAAGGTCTGCTTCACGGAGGCCGGCACCGACGTGGTCGAgttcctcgccggcctcctctcGCTTCCCCTGTGCACCATGGCCGCCCTCCTCGCCAAGGAGCACAACATGCTCGGCAGCATCGGCAGCCTGCTCGGCAGCGTGGAGAAGATGGGCACAAACTACAGCAGCAAGCCACGGCACCTCAGCCCGGCCGTCTCCCCCGCCGCGCTCTCCcgcctgcagcagctgctcgGCGCGCAGCAGAAGCAGGTAAGCATCACCAACGGCGACAGTACCAGCGGCTGCCTCTACGGGTGCCAAGGCAAGTCCGGTgtcagcaacagcagcaacccCTACGGAACCACTTCCAATTACGCCAGCTGCCCGTACGTCTCGAGAATCTACGGCGCGGCCTGCCAGGGCTGCGGGAGTCCGATGATCAAGGTCATGGCGCTCGTGCAGACCGGCGGCAATGATCGCACGTCAGCCAAGACCAATACGATGTACACCATCGGAGACGACCTGTCGGTGACCCCGGCGTCCGGCGGCGTGCTGTCGGGCATCTCGATGCTGTCGCGGTGCCACGTCAAGGACCTCAGCGTGCTGCAGGAGAAGACGGTCAAGATCGGCAAGGAAGAGGTTACTCCTATTATACAGTGA
- the LOC104581437 gene encoding septin and tuftelin-interacting protein 1 homolog 1 translates to MALLNPGGSLFAPPPENEPAPYPSDMPGSLAFTSPAVAKMMRLMNYREGSGLGVQGQGIVDPIQPNAWPKKTGIGHRKALSLYHDNGLQSSQDAPRASPFDKEWLREQEELSRALRLEQECYETALAALQDMTTLQGDGSAETAHALAAVLASEGVLGDPGRAPGQWKAALPSSALRHVVEKIVIPSIAMGVQGWEPAWDPDCHNWLRRWMPLVGHLPEHFYPAVESKILTRIGELDVYEPWKDYFSPACLAAFAERHVLPDVARLVRALTVTPPKQTDCSFRWAMRRAALVPAKLQRDVVVPMLEEEGGFWDKWERALRHWLRARKPSLGEARAWCDGWRSLFTPELLADGRVLARLEGADGVVESAMRELELRAL, encoded by the coding sequence ATGGCGTTACTGAATCCTGGCGGCAGCCtcttcgcgccgccgccggaaaaCGAGCCGGCCCCGTACCCGTCCGACATGCCAGGCAGTCTCGCGTTCACGAGCCCAGCGGTGGCAAAGATGATGCGGCTGATGAACTACCGCGAGGGCTCCGGCCTCGGCGTGCAGGGCCAAGGCATCGTCGACCCGATCCAGCCCAACGCGTGGCCCAAGAAGACCGGCATCGGCCATCGCAAGGCCCTGTCCCTCTACCACGACAACGGCCTGCAGTCCTCCCAGGACGCACCCCGCGCGTCGCCGTTCGACAAGGAGTGGCTCCGCGAACAGGAGGAGCTCTCACGCGCGCTACGGCTCGAGCAGGAGTGCTACGAGACGGCCCTCGCGGCATTGCAAGACATGACGACGCTCCAGGGCGACGGCAGCGCCGAGACGGCGCACGCGCTGGCGGCGGTGCTCGCGTCCGAGGGCGTGCTCGGGGACCCGGGCCGCGCTCCGGGGCAGTGGAAAGCCGCGCTGCCGTCTTCCGCCTTACGGCACGTCGTGGAGAAGATCGTAATCCCGAGCATCGCCATGGGCGTGCAAGGCTGGGAGCCGGCGTGGGACCCGGACTGCCACAACTGGCTGCGCCGGTGGATGCCGCTGGTCGGACACCTTCCGGAGCACTTCTACCCCGCCGTGGAAAGCAAGATCCTCACGAGGATCGGCGAGTTGGACGTCTACGAGCCGTGGAAGGACTACTTCAGCCCGGCGTGTCTCGCCGCCTTCGCGGAGCGGCACGTCCTGCCGGACGTGGCGCGGCTGGTGAGGGCGCTGACGGTCACGCCGCCCAAGCAGACCGACTGCTCGTTCCGCTGGGCGatgcggcgggcggcgctcgTGCCCGCGAAGCTGCAGCGGGATGTCGTGGTGCCGAtgctggaggaagaaggcgggTTCTGGGACAAGTGGGAGCGCGCGCTGCGGCATTGGCTGAGGGCCAGGAAGCCGTCTCTTGGGGAGGCCCGCGCGTGGTGCGACGGGTGGAGGAGCCTCTTCACGCCTGAGCTGCTCGCCGATGGACGCGTGCTGGCGCGGCTTGAGGGTGCCGATGGCGTCGTTGAGAGCGCGATGCGTGAACTTGAGTTGAGAGCTTTGTAG
- the LOC100844425 gene encoding G-type lectin S-receptor-like serine/threonine-protein kinase B120 isoform X2, whose amino-acid sequence MAVARGADAGKDGAVVRPCSASSDPLNPSHPRRFLSRISMAQGQTLWMTKNNMSAAQGLGGAYAVLLDTGNFVLRLPNGTIIWQSFDDPTDTALPGMRFLLSNKAHAVGRLVAWKGPNDPSPGEFSFSVDPSSNLEIITWNGTKPYCRIIVWNGVSVSGGTYLRNTSSVMYRTIINTGDMFYMMFTVSDGSPYTRVTLDYTGAFRILTWSNYSSSWTTISEKPSGSYGVYGSCGPFGYADFTGAVPTCQCLDGFKHDGLNSCQRVEELKCGKRSHFVALPGMRVPGKFLHIQNISFEQCAGECNRNCSCTAYAYANLSNAGTLADQTRCLVWTGELVDTWKTTFNGENLYIRLAGSPVHEKSSLAKTVLPIIACLLILCIAVVLRCKNRGKNKKILKKLMLGYLSPSSELGGENVEFPFLSFKDIISATHNFSDSCMLGRGGFGKVYKGILGDREVAIKRLSNGSGQGTEEFGNEVVLIAKLQHRNLVRLLGCCIHEDEKLLVYEYMPNRSLDAFLFDATRRYALDWLTRFKIIKGVARGLLYLHQDSRLTIIHRDLKASNILLDKEMSPKISDFGMARIFGGNQQQGNTIRVVGTYGYMSPEYVMSGAFSVKSDTYSFGVLLLEIVSGLKISSPQLITNFPNLTSYAWKLWEDGIARELVDSSVLDSCPLHEVLRCIHVGLLCVQDHSDARPLMSSVVFMLENETTFLPEPEQPAYFSPRNHENAHARETMENSFNAMSITTLVGR is encoded by the exons ATGGCAGTCGCGCGCGGAGCCGATGCGGGGAAGGACGGGGCGGTGGTCCGGCCGTGCTCTGCATCTTCAGATCCCCTGAACCCAAGCCATCCGAGGAGATTCCTCTCCAGGATCTCCATGGCCCAG GGCCAAACACTTTGGATGACAAAGAACAACATGTCTGCGGCACAAGGATTGGGGGGTGCTTATGCAGTGCTGCTCGACACGGGGAACTTTGTGCTCCGGTTGCCGAACGGCACGATCATATGGCAAAGCTTTGATGACCCGACAGACACCGCCCTCCCAGGTATGAGGTTCTTGCTGAGCAACAAGGCCCATGCCGTCGGGCGCCTTGTTGCATGGAAGGGCCCTAATGACCCATCTCCAGGAGAGTTTTCTTTCAGCGTTGACCCCAGCTCTAATCTGGAAATAATCACTTGGAACGGGACCAAGCCGTACTGCCGCATCATAGTGTGGAATGGTGTGTCAGTCTCTGGTGGCACATACCTGCGCAACACGAGCTCCGTCATGTACCGAACGATCATCAACACGGGGGACATGTTTTACATGATGTTCACAGTCTCTGATGGCTCACCGTACACACGGGTCACACTTGACTATACAGGCGCTTTCAGGATCCTGACCTGGAGCAACTACTCATCGTCGTGGACAACCATATCAGAGAAACCCTCTGGCAGCTATGGTGTCTACGGTTCATGTGGCCCGTTCGGCTACGCCGACTTCACTGGGGCTGTCCCAACATGCCAATGCCTCGATGGGTTCAAGCACGATGGTCTGAACTCATGCCAGAGAGTGGAAGAGCTGAAATGTGGCAAGCGAAGCCATTTCGTGGCGTTGCCTGGGATGAGGGTCCCTGGCAAGTTCTTGCACATCCAAAACATAAGCTTCGAGCAGTGCGCGGGTGAGTGCAATCGCAACTGCTCATGTACAGCCTATGCTTACGCCAACTTGAGCAATGCCGGCACTTTGGCTGATCAGACAAGGTGCTTGGTTTGGACTGGGGAGCTTGTTGACACGTGGAAGACCACATTCAATGGCGAGAACCTATACATCCGCCTTGCGGGTTCTCCTG TTCACGAGAAAAGCAGTTTAGCGAAGACTGTACTCCCAATTATAGCATGCTTGCTGATACTGTGCATAGCTGTTGTACTGAGATGCAAAAACAGAG gaaaaaacaagaaaatccTTAAGAAACTGATGCTAGGATACTTGAGCCCTTCCAGTGAACTTGGAGGGGAAAATGTTGAATTTCCCTTTCTTAGCTTCAAAGACATAATTTCTGCAACACATAATTTCTCTGACTCATGTATGCTTGGAAGAGGAGGCTTTGGCAAAGTATACAAG GGAATATTAGGTGACAGGGAAGTTGCTATCAAAAGGCTTAGTAATGGTTCTGGGCAAGGTACAGAGGAGTTTGGAAATGAAGTAGTTCTAATTGCCAAGTTGCAGCACAGAAACCTCGTGAGACTTCTTGGTTGTTGTATTCATGAAGATGAAAAGTTACTAGTCTATGAATACATGCCTAACAGAAGCTTGGATGCCTTCCTTTTTG ATGCTACAAGAAGATATGCTCTTGATTGGCTGACACGGTTCAAAATAATTAAAGGGGTTGCAAGAGGGCTTCTTTATCTCCACCAAGATTCAAGATTAACAATAATCCATAGAGATCTTAAAGCAAGCAACATCTTGTTGGACAAAGAAATGAGTCCCAAAATATCGGACTTTGGAATGGCGAGGATCTTTGGTGGGAACCAGCAGCAAGGAAACACTATTAGGGTTGTTGGGACATA CGGTTACATGTCTCCTGAATATGTCATGAGTGGGGCTTTTTCTGTCAAGTCAGACACCTATAGCTTTggtgttcttcttcttgagaTCGTAAGTGGGTTGAAGATTAGCTCACCTCAGCTCATCACGAACTTTCCAAACCTTACATCTTAT GCATGGAAATTATGGGAAGATGGAATCGCAAGGGAATTGGTGGACTCGTCAGTTCTTGACAGTTGCCCACTTCATGAAGTTTTACGGTGTATTCATGTAGGACTCTTGTGTGTCCAAGACCATTCTGATGCTAGGCCACTCATGTCGTCAGTTGTGTTTATGCTGGAGAATGAAACCACTTTTCTCCCAGAACCTGAGCAGCCTGCGTATTTTTCACCAAGGAATCATGAAAATGCACATGCAAGGGAAACCATGGAAAATTCTTTCAATGCCATGAGTATCACTACACTAGTGGGGCGTTAG
- the LOC100844425 gene encoding G-type lectin S-receptor-like serine/threonine-protein kinase B120 isoform X1: MVGNGGGIMNMSYFPVFILLFLFSSCKSDDQLTQAKPLSPGNMLVSKEGTFALGFFSPANSNRNLYVGIWYNNIPERNRNILWVANRDKPATTTSSAMTTLMVSNSSNLVLLDLKGQTLWMTKNNMSAAQGLGGAYAVLLDTGNFVLRLPNGTIIWQSFDDPTDTALPGMRFLLSNKAHAVGRLVAWKGPNDPSPGEFSFSVDPSSNLEIITWNGTKPYCRIIVWNGVSVSGGTYLRNTSSVMYRTIINTGDMFYMMFTVSDGSPYTRVTLDYTGAFRILTWSNYSSSWTTISEKPSGSYGVYGSCGPFGYADFTGAVPTCQCLDGFKHDGLNSCQRVEELKCGKRSHFVALPGMRVPGKFLHIQNISFEQCAGECNRNCSCTAYAYANLSNAGTLADQTRCLVWTGELVDTWKTTFNGENLYIRLAGSPVHEKSSLAKTVLPIIACLLILCIAVVLRCKNRGKNKKILKKLMLGYLSPSSELGGENVEFPFLSFKDIISATHNFSDSCMLGRGGFGKVYKGILGDREVAIKRLSNGSGQGTEEFGNEVVLIAKLQHRNLVRLLGCCIHEDEKLLVYEYMPNRSLDAFLFDATRRYALDWLTRFKIIKGVARGLLYLHQDSRLTIIHRDLKASNILLDKEMSPKISDFGMARIFGGNQQQGNTIRVVGTYGYMSPEYVMSGAFSVKSDTYSFGVLLLEIVSGLKISSPQLITNFPNLTSYAWKLWEDGIARELVDSSVLDSCPLHEVLRCIHVGLLCVQDHSDARPLMSSVVFMLENETTFLPEPEQPAYFSPRNHENAHARETMENSFNAMSITTLVGR; the protein is encoded by the exons ATGGTAGGCAACGGAGGAGGCATAATGAATATGTCCTACTTTCCTGTTTTCATCCTTctcttcttgttttcttcttgcaAATCAGATGACCAGCTTACACAGGCAAAGCCACTCTCCCCTGGCAACATGCTCGTCTCGAAGGAAGGCACCTTTGCTTTGGGCTTCTTCTCCCCGGCCAACTCCAACAGGAACTTATATGTTGGAATTTGGTACAACAACATCCCTGAGCGCAACCGCAACATCTTATGGGTCGCCAATCGCGACAAGCCGGCTACGACCACTTCTTCAGCCATGACGACACTCATGGTCAGCAATAGTTCTAACCTTGTGCTGTTGGATTTGAAGGGCCAAACACTTTGGATGACAAAGAACAACATGTCTGCGGCACAAGGATTGGGGGGTGCTTATGCAGTGCTGCTCGACACGGGGAACTTTGTGCTCCGGTTGCCGAACGGCACGATCATATGGCAAAGCTTTGATGACCCGACAGACACCGCCCTCCCAGGTATGAGGTTCTTGCTGAGCAACAAGGCCCATGCCGTCGGGCGCCTTGTTGCATGGAAGGGCCCTAATGACCCATCTCCAGGAGAGTTTTCTTTCAGCGTTGACCCCAGCTCTAATCTGGAAATAATCACTTGGAACGGGACCAAGCCGTACTGCCGCATCATAGTGTGGAATGGTGTGTCAGTCTCTGGTGGCACATACCTGCGCAACACGAGCTCCGTCATGTACCGAACGATCATCAACACGGGGGACATGTTTTACATGATGTTCACAGTCTCTGATGGCTCACCGTACACACGGGTCACACTTGACTATACAGGCGCTTTCAGGATCCTGACCTGGAGCAACTACTCATCGTCGTGGACAACCATATCAGAGAAACCCTCTGGCAGCTATGGTGTCTACGGTTCATGTGGCCCGTTCGGCTACGCCGACTTCACTGGGGCTGTCCCAACATGCCAATGCCTCGATGGGTTCAAGCACGATGGTCTGAACTCATGCCAGAGAGTGGAAGAGCTGAAATGTGGCAAGCGAAGCCATTTCGTGGCGTTGCCTGGGATGAGGGTCCCTGGCAAGTTCTTGCACATCCAAAACATAAGCTTCGAGCAGTGCGCGGGTGAGTGCAATCGCAACTGCTCATGTACAGCCTATGCTTACGCCAACTTGAGCAATGCCGGCACTTTGGCTGATCAGACAAGGTGCTTGGTTTGGACTGGGGAGCTTGTTGACACGTGGAAGACCACATTCAATGGCGAGAACCTATACATCCGCCTTGCGGGTTCTCCTG TTCACGAGAAAAGCAGTTTAGCGAAGACTGTACTCCCAATTATAGCATGCTTGCTGATACTGTGCATAGCTGTTGTACTGAGATGCAAAAACAGAG gaaaaaacaagaaaatccTTAAGAAACTGATGCTAGGATACTTGAGCCCTTCCAGTGAACTTGGAGGGGAAAATGTTGAATTTCCCTTTCTTAGCTTCAAAGACATAATTTCTGCAACACATAATTTCTCTGACTCATGTATGCTTGGAAGAGGAGGCTTTGGCAAAGTATACAAG GGAATATTAGGTGACAGGGAAGTTGCTATCAAAAGGCTTAGTAATGGTTCTGGGCAAGGTACAGAGGAGTTTGGAAATGAAGTAGTTCTAATTGCCAAGTTGCAGCACAGAAACCTCGTGAGACTTCTTGGTTGTTGTATTCATGAAGATGAAAAGTTACTAGTCTATGAATACATGCCTAACAGAAGCTTGGATGCCTTCCTTTTTG ATGCTACAAGAAGATATGCTCTTGATTGGCTGACACGGTTCAAAATAATTAAAGGGGTTGCAAGAGGGCTTCTTTATCTCCACCAAGATTCAAGATTAACAATAATCCATAGAGATCTTAAAGCAAGCAACATCTTGTTGGACAAAGAAATGAGTCCCAAAATATCGGACTTTGGAATGGCGAGGATCTTTGGTGGGAACCAGCAGCAAGGAAACACTATTAGGGTTGTTGGGACATA CGGTTACATGTCTCCTGAATATGTCATGAGTGGGGCTTTTTCTGTCAAGTCAGACACCTATAGCTTTggtgttcttcttcttgagaTCGTAAGTGGGTTGAAGATTAGCTCACCTCAGCTCATCACGAACTTTCCAAACCTTACATCTTAT GCATGGAAATTATGGGAAGATGGAATCGCAAGGGAATTGGTGGACTCGTCAGTTCTTGACAGTTGCCCACTTCATGAAGTTTTACGGTGTATTCATGTAGGACTCTTGTGTGTCCAAGACCATTCTGATGCTAGGCCACTCATGTCGTCAGTTGTGTTTATGCTGGAGAATGAAACCACTTTTCTCCCAGAACCTGAGCAGCCTGCGTATTTTTCACCAAGGAATCATGAAAATGCACATGCAAGGGAAACCATGGAAAATTCTTTCAATGCCATGAGTATCACTACACTAGTGGGGCGTTAG